TGCACCGGCACTGAAACCGTCCGCACAATCTCTGCAATCGCCTGCCGGTTCACCAGCGCACCCGTTTTCGCCCCATCGAGATCCACCAAATGCAACCGCGTCGCACCTTGATCTACCCACTGTTTAGCCACCGCAACAGGGTCTTCATTAAACGTTTGCGATTGCGAATAATCTCCCTGATACAGCCGCACACACCGGCCTTCTAACAAATCGATTGCTGGAATAACATCCATGAGCGATTTCCCCGTTGCTGAACAATCATTCATTCTAGTGAACAGCTACCTATTACAGGTTTGCTTGTTCGCAGTCAAGTTCTGCCTCTCAACCTTTTATTTTTAGCAGAATTTCTACAATTATCTTCCCGCAATAGGTACAACTTCTCATTTTCTAAGTCACTGAAAAAACACCCAAAGCTCAGTAACTTGTTAGAAACTTGAATCGAACCCATCCTTTACAAATTCAACAGACATGAGCGCATACGGCATAGATGTTTCAGACTTTCAGGAAAACGTCAATTGGCGGGCAGTTGCCAATGATGGCATTTCTTTTGCCTTTATCAAAGCAACAGAAGGCACAACCTTTGTCGCCAGTAGCTTCGCAACCAATTGGGCCGGCGCTAAGGCAGCCGGTTTGCTGCGGGGTGCGTACCACTTCTTTCGCCCCCAAAGCGATGCCCAAGCGCAGGCGCAGCATTTCCTCAAAATTGTCAAAATGCAGCCCGGAGACTTGCCGGCAGTCTTAGATATTGAATCCACCGGCGGCATGAGTGCCAGCACAATCGCCACACGCATGGCAACATGGTTATCGATAGTCGAGAAAGCAACCGGGCGCAGACCCATTATCTACACCTATCCCGGATTTTGGCAACGAATCGGCGATATGCAGCGCTTCTCAGACTATCCCCTATGGATCGCGCATTACACCAGCGACTCTGCGCCTTGGATCACCGGCGGTTGGGATACCTGGACAATGTGGCAATACACCGACTCTGGGCGGGTGAATGGAGTCTCAGGGGGTGTGGACATCAATCGCTTCCAAAGCTCACGGGAAGGGCAAACCACCTCAATCATCAAGCTTTTCCAGCAATGTTTGCAAAAAAAAGGCTTCAATCCTGGCAGCGTTAACGGTTATTTTAGTGCCACCACCAAAAACGCGGTCATTGCTTTTCAGAGAGCAATGGGACTTGAAGGTGATGGCATCGTGGGGGTTCAAACGTGGACGGCACTGATGGATAATAGTGTGATGCCCAAACCGGCACCTACACCGACACCCACGCCGGCACCGAAACCAACCCCAACACCGGCACCCATAACAACCCCAACACCGGCACCTCCCACCCCGTCTCAATACATTATTAGTTTGGTGGATGCCGGTAAATACTATCAAGCCTTGCCTAACCAAAATCAAGCCGTTGAATGGCTGCAAAGACAAATTCCGCAAGCCATCCTCAGCGAATTTTCTAAAAAATGGCGAAACTCAAAATACCACGTACCCATTCGCCTGCTGGACGTGTTCAAGTTTTATCAAGGTTTGGCCAATCAAAATCAATCGTTACAGTGGTTGCAGGGGCGAATTTCTTTACCCACTTTGCAGGAATTTGCCCAAAAGTGGCGCACTCCCAGCACCTCGTCCCAATCAACCCTCATCCGTCTGGTTGATGTTTGCCTTTACTATCAGCGCCGGATCAACCAAAATCAGGCGCTTGATTGGCTACAAAAGCAAATTCCCGCCGCCACCTTACAAGAGTTTGCCCGCCGGTGGCGTAATTCCACCTCCACAGCGCCAATTCGTTTGATTGATGTGTGCAGGTTTTATCAAGCCAAGCCCAATCAAAATCAGGCACTTAATTGGCTGCAAACCCAAATATCTCAAGCGACACTGATTTATTTTGCGCGTCGGTGGCGCGGATAATCCAAAATATTTGCTGTTGATTATTCTGGTTGGAGTGAATTGCCGGCACTTCGCCTCAACCAGAAGTTTCCCGCATTTACCGTAAAAAAATGCGGCACAGAAACAGCCAAAAGAGCATCTTTTCGCCCACTGTGCCGGTAAGGTTTAATTTTTCAATTCAGATAAAAACTCAAATTCTACCGATACACAATTCGGTCTTCTCCATCCTTCGCCGTCACATTTTCATAAACGCCTTGATCGCGTTTCACCAGCTTAGACATCCCGGCACTTTTGTAATCACTGTCGGATGTTGGGACACTCAGCCTTGGCACGCTAAGCAGCCGGCGCACAGGAGCATCTTCCGGAGTATTGCCGAGTTCACATTTAGCCAACTTGCACACGTCGCCCCAGGTTTTAACTTCCTGGTTCATACTGTGCATAACTTCGACCTTCTGGTTATTGCTAGGACAGAAATAATCGTAGAGAGGCATGGCGAAAAACTTGATTGCAACGAATGAGATTGCTATTACAAACCAGTATATAGCAACCCTAAATTGTTTGTGAACACGAAAAACCCTGGTTTTGCTATAAAACCGGCCTTCTCACCTCACGATGTTTACAAATCAGATAGCAGTCCTATAGGGCAGTTTTCCTCAAAATTCAGACTCCAGGCTGATTGCCCGTCGCCCTCCCCACCTGACAAAATAACACCATCTGTAGGTTTTTGGAAGATTGGCCGGCATTAGGGGATCAGCAGAGTTGGATGAGGACTCTCTAACCTGTCTTGGAAAAATTTACACGATGCGAGCGCTTTATGGGGCTGGGCACTGCACAAAAGTGAGGGAATAATGATTATTAAATCTTGGATGGTGATTGGCGGCGTTACTTTCTTGGTTGCCCTAGGTAGTAACTTGATTACGCCGAAGGATGTCAAGTGGTTCAAGCACCTACAGCGCCCAAGATGGCTGACTTTTGAGGCGCTAATTCCTGTTATTTGGAGTATCGTCTTTATTTGTGGGGCTTGGTCAGCTTATATTATTTGGGAAAAAGACCCTGGAAGCCAGAAAACTTGGTTGTTGATGGCTTTTTACCTGTTAGTAGAAATTGCAATTGTTGCCTACAATCCAGGAATGTTAAGGCTGCGAAGTCTCAAAGCCGGCACCATGATCGGGGCAACCGGCACCCTTTTAGGTTTACTGTTACTACTAACCGTATGGCCGATTTCTGGATGGGCTGCTGCTTTACTTCTTCCCTATGTAATTTGGAGTCCTATTGGCACTTATACAACTTGGGAGATGATTCGCCTCAATCCTGCGGATCAGTAAAGCTAGGGATTACACGAAAAACGACAAAATGTAAATACTTTGGGGGCAAAACATACAAGGAATAATTGAGCGGTATCGGCAATAATTTTCATATCCGAATGCTTTTCCCTGAGCAAGTCGATTATCAATTATGCGATGCCCTTTTTGTCAATAGCAACGAATAAACTGGCGCTTTAGTTGGAGTCATTCTGCCACCGATCTAGACCTGTCGCGCAGAAGTCAACGCAAAAAACCTCCTGATTTGTTAGCTGTCATTGCATTCCAACTTATCAAGAGGTTTTTAGATTCTGTATTTTGCTGAATTTTTTACTTAAGTAGAGACCAATGATTGCACCTTGAAATTCTCACAAGCGTTACAATCGATCTAAACTTTTTTTTAAAGGCACCTAATTGCCACCAGACTGAACCGATTTGCGGGTCTGGTTGCTTTGTTGAGGCCGGCGGTGCCACTTGCCATCGTCACCCTTTTGGTAGTCATGTTCTACCGTGTTCATCGCAACGCGGCGGGCAGCATCTTCATCCATCCCGTTTGACATGGCGCTATTTAAGGCAGCCAGATAAATTTGTTGAGAGCCTTCAAGCATTTGGTCTTTGAGTTCTGGCGGCAACTCTTGTACTTGTTGTTTATCAGCCATGAAAACACTCCTAATTACTATTTAACTTTCTCTCTTAATCTTAATAAATGAAGTGAACAAAATCGTCGATCTAAAGGGTAAACTTTCCTGCACCCTTTCTCTATCTAAAGCATGATAAGATATGATTAAATTCAAAATAGCTTCTATCTAAAGGATAAAAAATCATGAATAATCTCTCATTCTAAAGAATCACATTCAGGTAAACCCTATAGATAGCGATGAAAACAAAAATAAAATAAAGCCGTAGGAAAATTCACCAAAGCGACTGCTGAAACCTTCCCTTCTCATCAAATTCTAAATTTTGTTTAAATGTTCTCTCAAAAAACAGGTTAAATTAAAATGGAAAAAATCTAATAATGAAAAAAATACTGAAAAGAGTGATTTATTCTTGCCTATTAGTTTCTGTAACAGCACTTCTTGTTAGCTGTGGTAATGCCGGCACACCCGCCGCTAAGGTGCCTGAAGTTTCCAACACTGAAAACAGCCAAGCCGCTGAAAATAATCGCTCACAAGCTGATACCGATGCCGATGATACCATTCAATTTAAACTAAAAGGAGGAACGAATACCTTTTCAATTAAGCCAGTCGTGGGTGGGGCAAAATTCCTAGATGCGGCTGAAGAAGAAATCGCTCGCTTCACGATTGGAAGTGACAGCAAACGGTTTAGAATTAACAGCGATGCCGGCAAAGTCTTAGGCTATGCGGCGATCAAAGGTAGCGCTTGGACAATTGAGAACGCCGAGGGTACAAAAGAGCTTTATATTTTAAGCCGGCAGGAAGATGGGAATTATCAGCTCAAAAATGAAGCCGGCAAAGAAATTTACAGAATTACACTTCGCGACTACGGTTTTGAAATAGAAACACCGGCCAAACAATCACTTTATAAAGTGAAAGTCGAGGAAGATAAAATCGTTCTCATAGATGCGTCTGATCGAACATTTCTCTATACAAACTCACCCTTACCGCCTCTCACGCTAGTTTGCTTTGGCTTTGAGGATTTAAATATTGAACAGCAAGCAGCACTCGCTTATGCTGTCAATCTTTCAGGAGGAAGATAATCTGTGCAAATTCAGCTTTGACACAGATTTTGAACAAGATAACGACTTACCGGCGCACAGTTACGATTGGAGTCGGTTGCCTGATAGGAATCTCAATAATAAACTCCGCACCTCCACCGGGGGAGGAAATACATCTCAACTGACCCCCATGCCTTTCAACAATAATTTGATAGCTAATTGATAGCCCTAAACCCGTACCCGATCCAACAGGTTTCGTTGTATAGAACGGATCAAAAATTCGCAGACGCACTTCCTCTGGTATTCCCGGCCCGTTATCTGCAATAATGATCGCGATCCGATCTTCCTCTAACACCTCGGTGCGTAGGCGAATCTGCGGATCTTGAATGGTGGATTTTGCCTCAAGCTTTTGCGAATTTCCCCGCGCCGGAAATAGGGCATCAATCGCATTCGCCAGAATATTCATAAATACCTGATTCAACTGGCTGGCATAGCACTCCACCGGCGGCAAAGGGCCATACTCTTTAATTAGCTTAATTTCAGGATGTTCAGGCTGGGCTTTCAGCCGGTGTTGCAGTAGCAACAAAGTGCTGTCTAAACCTTCATGGATATCAACAGATTTGCTCTGGGATTCATCTAGACGCGAGAAGTTCCGTAAAGAAAGCACGATCTGACGAATACGTTCCGCTCCAATTTTCATGGAAGAGAGCATTTTCGGCAAATCTTCAATAATAAAATCTAAATCAATAGCAATCGCAACTGCTTCAATCACAGGTGCCGGTTTCGGATATATCTGCTGGTAAAGCTGCACGATTTGCAACAGCTTTTGGATATACTCAACCGCAAAATTAAGATTACCCTGAATAAAACTAACCGGGTTGTTGATTTCATGGGCGACACCGGCAACCATCTGCCCTAGAGAAGACATTTTCTCACTTTGAATTAGCTGCGCTTGCGTTTGTTGCAGCGCTTTGAGCGCTTGCTCAAGCTGCTGGGCTTGCGCTTGGGCAATTCTAGCCGCTTCCTGAGCTTGAGCGTAGCTTTCGGCTTGGCTAATGGCAATCGCTAGCTGATCGCTCACAGCTTGCAGCAGTTCCACTTCATTATCACTCCAAGGCCGGTGCTCACTAAAATGCCCACAGCTAACCACACCAACATCACCAGAACGCGTTTGAATCGGTAAGGCTAAAAAAGCGGTGTAACCCAAATGCTTGCGAAGATATCGCTCCCAAGGCTCACTCGCCTTCGACATATCATCCACTCGTAACATTTCCAGGTTTAACAGTTGCTTATTCACTAAAATGTCCGTTTTTTTAGCAGAGTAACAACCGAGAAAGCTAGGCATTTCAGAATTTTTGGCTTCCTTCACAACCTCCCAATGAGAGATATTTTGAATCTTTAATTTGGAAGTTTCTATTGGCTCGTATAGCTCAGAATTTAACATGAAGAGTTCGGAACTGTTTGGGCGATACCAAATAAATAGACACTGATCAATTTGCAACAGATTGCGAATTTCGTGAACTGCCGTTCCTAAAATCGTATCTAAATCAAGAGAGTTGCGAATTTGGCTGGCGAGCCGGTTCAGCAGTTTTTCTCGTTGCGCGAGGGTTCTAGAGCGTACTTCCGACTGCCGCAGCGCTTCTTCTGCCTGTTTGCGCTTCGTGATGTCTTGAGAAATGCTCACAGTACCGATCAAGACGCCATTGACATCGTAGATGGGCGAGTTTGTGGTCATTACCGGGAACGTCGTTTCGTCCTTACGTTGTAAGACAAATTCGCCGCTCCAACTTGTACCGGCTCTCAGGCGAGACAGCAGTTCTGCCGCCTCAGTTCGGGAAGCCTCAACGGGTAAAAGTTCTATAAAATTTCGACCGAGGGCTTCTTGTTTTTGCCAACCCTGAAGCGTCTCGGCAAATCGATTCCAA
This DNA window, taken from Microcoleus sp. FACHB-68, encodes the following:
- a CDS encoding GH25 family lysozyme, whose protein sequence is MSAYGIDVSDFQENVNWRAVANDGISFAFIKATEGTTFVASSFATNWAGAKAAGLLRGAYHFFRPQSDAQAQAQHFLKIVKMQPGDLPAVLDIESTGGMSASTIATRMATWLSIVEKATGRRPIIYTYPGFWQRIGDMQRFSDYPLWIAHYTSDSAPWITGGWDTWTMWQYTDSGRVNGVSGGVDINRFQSSREGQTTSIIKLFQQCLQKKGFNPGSVNGYFSATTKNAVIAFQRAMGLEGDGIVGVQTWTALMDNSVMPKPAPTPTPTPAPKPTPTPAPITTPTPAPPTPSQYIISLVDAGKYYQALPNQNQAVEWLQRQIPQAILSEFSKKWRNSKYHVPIRLLDVFKFYQGLANQNQSLQWLQGRISLPTLQEFAQKWRTPSTSSQSTLIRLVDVCLYYQRRINQNQALDWLQKQIPAATLQEFARRWRNSTSTAPIRLIDVCRFYQAKPNQNQALNWLQTQISQATLIYFARRWRG
- a CDS encoding zinc ribbon domain-containing protein; protein product: MHSMNQEVKTWGDVCKLAKCELGNTPEDAPVRRLLSVPRLSVPTSDSDYKSAGMSKLVKRDQGVYENVTAKDGEDRIVYR
- a CDS encoding tryptophan-rich sensory protein, which gives rise to MIKSWMVIGGVTFLVALGSNLITPKDVKWFKHLQRPRWLTFEALIPVIWSIVFICGAWSAYIIWEKDPGSQKTWLLMAFYLLVEIAIVAYNPGMLRLRSLKAGTMIGATGTLLGLLLLLTVWPISGWAAALLLPYVIWSPIGTYTTWEMIRLNPADQ
- a CDS encoding ChaB family protein yields the protein MADKQQVQELPPELKDQMLEGSQQIYLAALNSAMSNGMDEDAARRVAMNTVEHDYQKGDDGKWHRRPQQSNQTRKSVQSGGN
- a CDS encoding PAS domain-containing protein, whose product is MQELLRNIFSEQFILDGRGWAILPQWGACDLWQPALVWLHILSHSLIAVVYYSISIMLVYFVRRRHDLPSHWVFWLLGAFILSCGTTHLTEVWALWHSHSWLTGSLKALTAVIALCTAGAMLPLIPQALALPSDLAALKGRLTLEICDRAVAEAHLRQTEAELQAIFKAVPDLYFRLYADGTILDYNAGHPEDLYLPPEMFLGKRMQDVLPAGVGHQMASAISQVFASPEETAAVPIQIEYSLPMPAGKQSYEARLIPLIDNQIIVIARNITTTKRSQEQVRSSQQMLRLVIDNIPELIYWKDKNSVYLGCNQNFARAAGVGTPEKIVGLTDFDLLWTEEEAGRFRESDRRVMETDTPEYHLIETHLQADGNQSWADTNKIPLHDAGGSVVGILGTYEDVTERTLAEEQLLRSEARFQRLAASVPGVIYQYRLSADGSQSILYVSPACRELYELEPEEFQQTFANHLIHPDDRPSLDRAMAVSASTLEPWHWEGRLITPSSERKWLQTAARPELQPNGDILWDALVIDITERKRVEEQVYFQALLLDAVEQAAIATDLDGKITYWNRFAETLQGWQKQEALGRNFIELLPVEASRTEAAELLSRLRAGTSWSGEFVLQRKDETTFPVMTTNSPIYDVNGVLIGTVSISQDITKRKQAEEALRQSEVRSRTLAQREKLLNRLASQIRNSLDLDTILGTAVHEIRNLLQIDQCLFIWYRPNSSELFMLNSELYEPIETSKLKIQNISHWEVVKEAKNSEMPSFLGCYSAKKTDILVNKQLLNLEMLRVDDMSKASEPWERYLRKHLGYTAFLALPIQTRSGDVGVVSCGHFSEHRPWSDNEVELLQAVSDQLAIAISQAESYAQAQEAARIAQAQAQQLEQALKALQQTQAQLIQSEKMSSLGQMVAGVAHEINNPVSFIQGNLNFAVEYIQKLLQIVQLYQQIYPKPAPVIEAVAIAIDLDFIIEDLPKMLSSMKIGAERIRQIVLSLRNFSRLDESQSKSVDIHEGLDSTLLLLQHRLKAQPEHPEIKLIKEYGPLPPVECYASQLNQVFMNILANAIDALFPARGNSQKLEAKSTIQDPQIRLRTEVLEEDRIAIIIADNGPGIPEEVRLRIFDPFYTTKPVGSGTGLGLSISYQIIVERHGGQLRCISSPGGGAEFIIEIPIRQPTPIVTVRR